Proteins found in one Ornithorhynchus anatinus isolate Pmale09 chromosome 8, mOrnAna1.pri.v4, whole genome shotgun sequence genomic segment:
- the DNAAF4 gene encoding dynein assembly factor 4, axonemal produces the protein MPLQVREYSWQQTDGTVHLSLPLPGVRPATAHIFCTENYLKVNFSPFIFEVFLYAPIDDINSKAKVGDGAILFTLYKKTAAMWETLSMANVDKETMQRIREESIIRAQEKAKELSEAKATAKREDQNYALRVMMKIEDEERKKIEALKENERKKANEELEAWKEQQRNAEKQKELQREEKLRQQKQQLEEERKQRREKSKTCPSESTKTKHLAQKAGSFKNIFSEKSKEDSVPAPRSVGNIKIHFTPRVFPTALRESRVAEEEEWLLKQAEARRATNADIPEMCDMKEEEKNPEWLRDKGNQMFAMENYLAAINAYNLAIQLNKEIPTLYLNRAACHLKLKNLHKAIEDSSKALDLLTPPVADNASGRAKAHVRRGTAFCQLELYVEGLQDYEAALKIDPSNKIVEQDAENIRRIIQGSEL, from the exons ATGCCCTTGCAGGTGCGAGAGTACAGCTGGCAGCAGACGGACGGGACGGTGCATCTTTCCCTGCCGCTCCCAGGCGTCCGGCCGGCCACGGCGCATATCTTCTGCACCGAAAACTACCTCAAG GTCAACTTCTCTCCGTTCATATTCGAAGTGTTTCTCTATGCGCCCATTGATGATATCAAcagcaaagccaaggttgggGATGGCGCCATCCTCTTTACGTTGTACAAAAAAACAGCCGCCATGTGGGAGACCCTTTCCATGGCCAATG TCGACAAAGAGACGATGCAGAGGATAAGGGAAGAGTCTATAATAAGAGCCCAGGAGAAGGCGAAAGAATTGTCAGAAGCCAAAGCTACAGCAAAGCGAGAAGATCAAAACTACGCCCTCCGAGTCATGATGAAG ATTGAagatgaagaaaggaaaaaaattgaaGCTCTGAAGGAAAACGAGAGGAAGAAAGCAAACGAAGAGCTGGAAGCTTGGAAGGAACAACAAAGAAATGCAGAAAAGCAGAAAGAGCTTCAACGAGAAGAGAAACTCCGTCAACAAAAGCAGCAgctagaggaagaaagaaagcaaCGGAGAGAGAAAAGCAAGACCTGTCCTTCAGAAAGTACAAAGACTAAACATCTTGCCCAAAAAG CTGGCagctttaaaaatatattttctgaGAAGTCGAAAGAAGACTCCGTCCCTGCTCCGCGATCTGTTGGTAATATCAAAATCCACTTCACACCTCGAGTTTTCCCTACGGCTCTCAGAGAATCCCGGGTAGCCGAAGAAGAAGAG TGGCTGCTTAAGCAAGCAGAGGCTCGAAGAGCAACCAACGCTGACATTCCTGAAATGTGTGAtatgaaagaagaagaaaagaacccAGAATGGTTGAGAGACAAAGGAAA CCAAATGTTTGCCATGGAGAACTACCTGGCGGCCATTAATGCTTACAATTTGGCCATCCAACTAAATAAGGAGATTCCAACTTTGTATCTGAATCGGGCTgcttgccacctcaaactcaaaaaCTTGCATAAGGCGATTGAAGATTCTTCGAAG GCCCTGGACCTACTGACCCCACCTGTGGCTGACAACGCCAGTGGAAGAGCAAAAGCTCATGTGAGGAGAGGGACTGCATTCTGTCAACTCGAATTGTATGTAGAAG GCCTCCAGGACTACGAAGCCGCCCTTAAAATTGACCCGTCGAACAAAATTGTAGAACAAGATGCCGAGAACATTCGACGAATCATTCAAGGAAGTGAACTGTAA
- the C8H15orf65 gene encoding uncharacterized protein C15orf65 homolog: MESGTGRPRDALGDSEGQSARRELFSGDTEPAPIGRTCFNPGNPVFSCMLAPENLHTSSSLSKPQTIMYKTTSSDYGGLTPTAECLPRKYFPKDQSFSKVLRAAGMFQDNSLNTEIDKGRVCDVANFQHTL; the protein is encoded by the exons ATGGAGTCGGGGACCGGGCGGCCGAGGGATGCTCTGGGGGACAGCGAGGGACAGAGCGCCAG GAGAGAACTGTTCTCAGGAGATACTGAGCCCGCACCAATCGGTAGAACCTGTTTTAACCCAGGCAATCCGGTGTTTTCCTGCATGTTGGCCCCAGAGAATCTCCACACCTCATCCTCACTATCGAAACCCCAAACGATCATGTATAAAACAACCTCGAGTGATTACGGCGGATTGACCCCAACGGCCGAATGTCTTCCCCGCAAATACTTTCCGAAGGATCAGAGTTTTTCAAAGGTTCTTAGAGCCGCTGGAATGTTCCAGGATAACTCCCTAAATACCGAAATCGATAAAGGCAGGGTCTGTGACGTCGCAAATTTTCAACACACTTTATGA